Genomic segment of Xiphias gladius isolate SHS-SW01 ecotype Sanya breed wild chromosome 16, ASM1685928v1, whole genome shotgun sequence:
CTCTTAATTGTGGGGGAAATTAAAAGTCAGCCATCACAATTGATCTGAGGGGAAACAGTCATCTCTCATATAATGTCCTACACAGTATATCAATGATATCTAGCAGCATATACGACAGAGTAACGCCATGTTAAGATCGACACAATGAAAAACGCAGCCCCCTCATTCATTGGCCACAACGCAATGTGTTGTCATCTGGCAACACACTGCTTTGGCCAATTAAATCTGTCCAAACGTGCATTCCTGGCAGATTACTGTCTAACAAGAACAACATAATTAATTCTACTGTCTACATCCCAGCCTTGATGGAGGATAAAGTGATGGTCGACTTAAACTGacagaatttgaaaaaatttcCTGTCTTATAGCATTATAAACTGTTTTGTTAGGATTTTTTGGTCCGATAAACCTTCAAACTCgtggatgtacagtatttatcaaGGTGAAATTCATCAAACTATTTTTGTTCTGAACACACACTAACAACCCCGGTGCCTGCTAAAACTCCTCGAGCGACCTTTTCCCTGACCTGAGGTGTTAGCTTAAGCACCAGCTCCTCCAGCAAACTTTTCTCACAGCTCTGGAAGATGGTGACTTTAGAGAGGGTGGGAAGGTGAACGCTGACAGCGATCTCTGTCCTCAGGTGTACGGGCAGCTGCTGCAGGATTTCATTCTCTCGCATGATCTTCTTGTTGATGTGAAGATGCTGGTACCAGCTGTCAATACGCTGTCGAAGCTCCTTGCTAATGTGATGGCTCCGTAGGTATGCCTTCacctgaaaaaggaaaagaagaaccttattttcattaatacaaatgaattcattttgtCTCACTTTACTTTGTGTCGtattatatgtacagtattacaAGAAAATTTCACAAACTGTCAGAAAGAGGACTaaagtcttcttcttcttcttctgtcagaAGAAAGAAGAGTCTTCTCTCTGACAGTCTTCCAACTTACCAGCTCATGGTTAGGGAAGAAGACGTTATCACGGTCCCTTAGGCTTGAAATGACATTACCAACATTGCCAACAATTGATGCAAACACCAGCACGGCAATGAGCAGGTCTGCAATCATAAACAAGtactcctcctccctttttggCAGGGGGGTGTCTCCTACTGTGGTGAAAATCTGGGCAGAGAACCAGAagcagtaaaagtactgacGGCGCATGGAGGCAAACTCTGCGGTGGTGATGTTGGGGTAGACCCAAAGATCACTTCCAAAGCCGATGTAGTTTGACAGTGCAAAGTATAGACAGGCATTCCAGTGGATCAACACAAAGATGTAGATCATGAGCTTGGAGATGCGGAATGTGTTGGGGTAGGAGGTTCTCGTCTCCATGCGATCCATGGCCTCGTTGAGTCGTGGCAAACGCAGCAGGCGGTTGATCCTCACCAGCGGAGTTTGGATGCCAAAGACAAAGTAGAGGAAGTCGGTGGGCAGCAGGGAAGCCAGGTCCCTTAAGAAACGTTTAGAGTGCAGGTAACGCGTCTTCAGCTGAGTTAGGTCCTTTATCAGGATGCCCTGATCCAAGTAACCTGGAGAGGGAAGAACAAGGCTTAACAAAGCCTAGAGTAGACTTGATAAACTGGTACAATTACCTTGTCAAAGCTTCCTGAATTGCAAGAGTTAATACTGCTTTCACATTATGAGTACAAAGTAGCAATGGCCaagatttcagtgtttatgaCTTGCAAGCATTATCATCATCTGACAACTCAAGATGACTGTTTGGTGGCAGAGTTGCTCATGTGGGGGGTAAAATGCTGTGAATGGTCAATATGGCACTATATCTGTTGCTTATAATTAAATTAACCTGAATAATGGACTAAGGCTGATATAAGGCAGCCCACTTGTCTGCTTTTTCAGGCACTTCCATATTATTTGGCATCAAATCAGATATATGGGAGGATTTAGAAAAATCTGAGTTTACCAGTCTCATTGACCCAATAATGCAATGACTGATGACCTACAAAACCAAATGCCATTTCAATTCATCAAAACTAGACTGAAACTTTGTTCCTGTTCAAATTATTAGCAGAGCCATGTAAAAGCAGTTCATACAAGTGAAGATAAGTTCTTTTGcacaatgaaatgtaaaaggcttcttcttctcccttcttttttattttttatttttactattgtAGACCGAAGGTGCATATAGAACCTAAGACTTTATTTTCCTTCTGAAATTTTCCTTCTAGTGTTTACCAACAGAACATAAAAGGCTCTATGGGGCCAAATCAGCACCACAGAACAAACCATATAATAATAGCAGCATGCTTGCTTCTGTAAAGTGTTcctaaatacagtatttcacattttatacgACTGCATATTTGACAAACTTTTAATCCAAAGAGTTATATTCTATTTCAAAGTCTcaattaaaaccaacaaaaataaaaatactcaccTGTGTGAACAGTGATGATCATGTCAAGCATATACATGAGGTCTGACACATAGTCCAGTGTAAGCCACACAGGCAGGTAGCTCAGTGCAATTGCAGTGAAACATGTCCTGACAAAACACAACCAATAAGACTGAGTTTCAAGGGATATCAAATGATTACAGGTTACATctttagatatacagtatgatacaTACTACTTGATATTCATCATATTCCATGCTTGTACCTCAAAATGATGATGACCCAGTTGTAGACAATAGGAAAGATCATGACCTGTAGCCAGACGTAATAAAAATTTTCTGCCGGATCAACCACCCACTC
This window contains:
- the cnga4 gene encoding cyclic nucleotide-gated cation channel alpha-4, which translates into the protein MIFPIVYNWVIIILRTCFTAIALSYLPVWLTLDYVSDLMYMLDMIITVHTGYLDQGILIKDLTQLKTRYLHSKRFLRDLASLLPTDFLYFVFGIQTPLVRINRLLRLPRLNEAMDRMETRTSYPNTFRISKLMIYIFVLIHWNACLYFALSNYIGFGSDLWVYPNITTAEFASMRRQYFYCFWFSAQIFTTVGDTPLPKREEEYLFMIADLLIAVLVFASIVGNVGNVISSLRDRDNVFFPNHELVKAYLRSHHISKELRQRIDSWYQHLHINKKIMRENEILQQLPVHLRTEIAVSVHLPTLSKVTIFQSCEKSLLEELVLKLTPQVFSPGEYVCRKGDVGHEMYIIKEGKLAVVADDGVTEFAVLSEGNFFGEISILNIKGNKSGNRRTANIRSIGFSDLFSLSKEDLTDVLSEFPAAKHHLEEKGRQILTKMGMLEENGEGEQKEAEKVETKIKRLERNLEVLQTKLARLMMELESSNCKMQARVAQLGWEVAAMEIQLAEEGEEGETAQGRSEGVGGEVEWEREEAEGEEEEGSDAKVKKQGHGEDSNDVTKEGDGESIKSTKEDGERIFEGDESGLKDLDDQEKKKEDDEEKNQEKGDDRPGKADGAEIEPEDEKEEKSGEREFEEGREKAEDSKKIGMEQNDEGQKK